In Kangiella profundi, one DNA window encodes the following:
- a CDS encoding diguanylate cyclase domain-containing protein, with amino-acid sequence MNQRFYDIASRVVDLLMDVVCVVDEHGVFVYISSSCEKVFGYTQQEMLGTNMINYVHPEDRNKTLAIAAQIMRGKEQPYFENRYVRKDGSTVYIMWSARWQEEDKVRVAVARDITEYKRFERTQNSIYKISQMAHKSSNPEQLCQDSYQLIKSFIDIETFIVCTRHSEKNQIKFTYSNDQQYPTGSSFTVDSNTAISEIVEKRKTLMANSKGHSPLEVGKDEKVRFHQHGNWLGIPLTTQEKVIGVLIIGAANSKRYSNNDISLLEYVAEQFAVAIERKNNEQKLHHLASHDWLTGLPNRMLFNDRLEVAINRAKRIGEKVALLYMDLDGFKEVNDSLGHAKGDLLLSKVAVRIKSCVRESDTIARMGGDEFTVLLTEIHGREAVENVSKKIKDALKEGFNLEANEAVIGISIGIAVYPDDGENSESLLKIADNAMYDDKRRMNGKKQ; translated from the coding sequence ATGAATCAACGTTTTTATGACATTGCTTCGCGCGTTGTTGATCTATTGATGGATGTGGTCTGTGTGGTTGATGAGCATGGGGTTTTTGTCTATATCAGTAGCAGTTGTGAAAAAGTGTTTGGCTATACCCAGCAAGAGATGCTGGGGACTAACATGATCAATTATGTTCATCCAGAAGATCGAAATAAAACATTAGCCATTGCAGCACAGATCATGCGCGGAAAGGAGCAGCCGTACTTTGAAAATAGATACGTTCGAAAAGACGGTAGTACAGTTTATATCATGTGGTCAGCGCGCTGGCAGGAAGAGGATAAGGTTCGAGTAGCGGTAGCAAGAGATATTACCGAATATAAACGATTCGAAAGGACACAGAACTCAATTTACAAAATTTCTCAAATGGCGCATAAGTCGAGCAATCCTGAACAGTTGTGTCAGGACTCCTACCAGCTTATTAAAAGCTTCATTGATATAGAAACCTTTATAGTTTGCACCAGGCACTCTGAAAAAAATCAAATCAAATTTACCTACAGCAATGACCAACAATATCCAACAGGATCGTCTTTCACGGTTGATAGTAATACTGCCATTTCGGAGATAGTTGAGAAAAGAAAAACACTGATGGCAAATAGTAAAGGCCACTCGCCTTTAGAGGTTGGTAAGGATGAAAAAGTAAGATTTCATCAGCACGGCAACTGGCTTGGTATTCCACTGACCACGCAGGAAAAAGTCATAGGTGTCTTGATAATAGGAGCAGCCAACAGCAAACGTTATTCGAACAATGATATTAGCCTATTAGAGTATGTTGCAGAACAGTTTGCAGTTGCTATTGAGCGCAAAAATAATGAACAGAAACTGCACCACCTGGCGAGCCATGACTGGTTGACAGGATTACCGAACCGTATGCTTTTTAATGACCGATTGGAAGTGGCAATTAATAGAGCCAAAAGAATTGGTGAGAAGGTGGCCTTGCTGTACATGGATCTGGATGGTTTTAAAGAAGTTAATGATAGTCTGGGACATGCCAAGGGAGACTTATTGTTAAGTAAGGTGGCGGTTAGAATTAAATCCTGCGTTAGAGAGTCGGATACTATCGCGCGCATGGGTGGTGATGAATTTACCGTATTACTGACAGAAATTCATGGACGGGAAGCAGTGGAAAATGTGTCAAAAAAAATTAAAGATGCATTAAAGGAAGGCTTCAATCTCGAAGCTAATGAAGCGGTTATCGGTATTAGTATTGGGATTGCTGTTTATCCTGATGATGGTGAAAATAGTGAGTCGCTTCTCAAAATTGCTGACAATGCCATGTATGATGATAAGCGACGAATGAATGGTAAGAAACAATAA
- a CDS encoding TspO/MBR family protein: protein MMSELTKTKDLLGLLAWLILAFATATIGAIASVEAGQFYSQLEQPSWAPPGWLFGPVWTVLYALMGIAAWLVWRQRYNLNASLKRVHAALTIFVLQLILNALWSWLFFAWHLGGWAFVDIVILWIFIGFTLVGFLRVNKLAAVLLAPYLLWVLFAAILNYAVWKMNPAILG, encoded by the coding sequence ATCATGAGCGAGTTAACTAAAACAAAAGATCTTTTAGGTCTGCTGGCATGGCTGATATTGGCTTTTGCTACTGCCACCATAGGCGCAATAGCTTCCGTTGAGGCAGGTCAGTTCTATAGTCAACTCGAACAACCCTCATGGGCACCACCTGGCTGGCTCTTTGGCCCGGTATGGACAGTTTTATATGCTTTGATGGGTATTGCAGCATGGCTGGTGTGGCGTCAACGATATAATTTAAATGCCTCATTAAAGAGAGTGCATGCTGCATTAACTATTTTCGTACTGCAGTTAATTTTAAACGCCTTGTGGAGCTGGTTGTTCTTTGCCTGGCATCTAGGGGGCTGGGCTTTCGTAGATATCGTCATTTTATGGATCTTCATTGGCTTTACGCTGGTTGGATTTTTACGGGTCAATAAATTGGCGGCAGTACTATTAGCGCCCTATCTACTTTGGGTTCTGTTTGCAGCAATTCTTAACTATGCTGTGTGGAAAATGAATCCAGCGATACTGGGTTAA
- a CDS encoding manganese efflux pump MntP has protein sequence MLEVIILALALSMDAFAVSIGLGSKPVDSHRKLAFQAAVYFGLFQGLMPLIGYLGGKGLLGWIEVYAPWIAFLLLLFIGGKMIFEAFSEGIEDDIAQITQRVMLTLAIATSIDAMAAGFALNLLEANPFVACGIIGLVTMLMSAIGVYIGKRSGTWLESKAELLGGVILILIAIKLVLS, from the coding sequence ATGTTAGAAGTTATCATTTTGGCGCTTGCCTTAAGTATGGATGCCTTTGCGGTATCCATTGGCCTTGGTTCGAAGCCTGTGGATAGTCATAGAAAACTAGCTTTCCAGGCTGCGGTATATTTTGGTTTGTTCCAAGGTTTAATGCCGTTGATCGGCTATCTGGGTGGTAAAGGGTTGCTCGGCTGGATTGAGGTTTACGCACCCTGGATTGCCTTCCTGTTATTACTATTTATTGGCGGAAAAATGATCTTTGAAGCTTTCTCAGAAGGCATTGAAGATGATATTGCCCAGATTACTCAACGGGTAATGCTGACACTAGCCATTGCAACCAGTATCGATGCCATGGCGGCTGGCTTTGCCCTGAATCTGTTAGAAGCCAACCCGTTTGTAGCCTGTGGCATTATTGGTTTGGTTACGATGCTAATGAGTGCAATAGGTGTTTATATTGGCAAACGCAGTGGAACTTGGTTGGAAAGCAAGGCTGAACTATTGGGTGGCGTGATTTTGATTCTGATAGCGATCAAGCTCGTGTTAAGCTAA
- a CDS encoding hemolysin family protein: MKKLIIVATLCLLGLLSIEPAHASTVASQISQVSSIDWALLALYILIAILFSFLCSIAEAVLLSITPSYIEHLQEKNPKRAKVLRTLRITSVDRSLAAILTLNTIAHTVGAIAAGAQATVVFGSAWIGLFSVIMTLAILFFSEIVPKTIGAVYWKQLATITALYVQWLIKILYPLIWLSEMITKWISHGKKQHIFSRDEFLAMAGLGERTGHIDEHEFRVVRNLFRFRQLRAKDIMTPRTVMVSLPASAKVEDVFQQVLEIRFSRLPIYSEDNDDITDFVLKDDILMTQAKDHGARTLGHLKRKLMVVLAEMPLPDLMEVLLNERQHIALVVDEYGQTSGLVTLEDVVETLLGLEIMDEMDEVKDMQLLARQQWRKRAEKRGLIIDNDSESQ, translated from the coding sequence ATGAAAAAATTGATTATTGTTGCAACTCTATGCCTATTAGGGTTGCTTTCTATTGAGCCTGCTCATGCCAGTACAGTTGCTTCTCAAATCAGTCAGGTCAGTAGCATTGATTGGGCATTGCTTGCGCTTTACATTCTTATCGCAATTCTATTTTCTTTTTTATGCTCCATTGCTGAAGCGGTGCTTCTGAGCATTACCCCTTCATACATTGAACACTTGCAGGAAAAGAATCCTAAGCGTGCCAAGGTATTGCGCACCCTGCGAATAACCAGTGTCGATCGATCGCTAGCGGCTATTCTGACGCTGAATACGATAGCTCATACAGTAGGTGCCATTGCTGCTGGGGCTCAGGCTACTGTTGTTTTTGGCAGCGCCTGGATTGGGCTATTTTCTGTGATCATGACCTTAGCCATTTTGTTCTTCTCAGAAATCGTTCCGAAAACGATTGGTGCTGTGTATTGGAAGCAACTTGCTACCATTACCGCATTATACGTTCAGTGGTTAATCAAGATTCTGTACCCGCTAATCTGGCTTTCAGAAATGATTACCAAGTGGATCTCGCATGGCAAGAAACAGCATATTTTCAGTCGTGATGAGTTTCTGGCGATGGCCGGGCTGGGTGAAAGAACGGGCCATATTGATGAACATGAGTTCAGGGTTGTCAGAAATCTGTTCCGGTTCCGTCAGTTACGGGCCAAGGATATTATGACCCCACGCACGGTGATGGTGTCTCTTCCTGCCAGCGCAAAAGTAGAAGATGTATTTCAACAAGTGTTGGAAATTCGCTTCTCAAGATTACCTATCTACAGTGAAGACAATGATGACATTACCGACTTTGTCTTAAAAGACGATATTTTAATGACCCAGGCGAAAGATCATGGAGCAAGAACGCTGGGACACTTAAAGCGCAAGTTAATGGTGGTGTTGGCCGAGATGCCCTTACCGGATTTAATGGAAGTACTACTCAATGAGCGCCAACATATCGCACTAGTTGTGGATGAATACGGTCAGACCTCCGGGCTCGTTACCCTTGAAGATGTTGTTGAAACCTTACTGGGTTTAGAGATTATGGACGAGATGGACGAGGTCAAAGATATGCAGTTGTTAGCACGCCAGCAATGGCGTAAGAGAGCGGAAAAACGCGGCCTCATCATCGATAATGACTCTGAAAGCCAATAA
- a CDS encoding tetratricopeptide repeat-containing diguanylate cyclase produces MNFSCFPLWAGILLYLFSTAIAYASHHPVNIKGTFDDQLENQNAERKDEKFKELTPEQQAFDDFVYKLESGEIELNSQQDFDRELKKMAALVPADDEDRRLTYVYYQCILSRMFDPRAGINLARDMISKAKTKGDRLEEGVLYMCLVNYQSRAGEVSEALQTTEKALDIGEELNDKLLIADAHVSRCSMRSLIGENDFALQDCVKAEKIYREEGLLEGSEGLIFDIGIIYRRLGFLERAEKYLNRAQQIAERDNLRFGQLQVYLQQGFLEEQRNNLDKAIAKYQAAMKVARDDDIQSEMVPIRIALAGGYNLRGEYSKAIRELELASEAREKLGNINYDGMAAMQYGIALSNIEQPQQAEEFFLEAERQMLRDNNRRYLALLYEAWAESYKKAGNEQQALDKYQKFMVLQKELDRQRSDQQTQVLRFEYDSEKTELENEQLQKEQKLKDEQLESLQKARQWQILAIILGGLLTLLLIWFSLRQVANSRKFKQLAYTDSLTGLANRRQIERALKKSMEEANLNRKPLSILMYDIDHFKVINDKHGHSIGDVVLTNLSNFSKELLRDNDVLGRTGGEEFLAILPNANIDQAIQVAKRLQREVDLKQYTNIESDLNATISVGVTEFKPGENMDQLLHRVDEALYQAKENGRNRVEYVI; encoded by the coding sequence ATGAATTTTTCATGCTTCCCTTTGTGGGCAGGCATCCTATTGTATTTGTTCAGCACCGCAATTGCTTATGCTAGTCATCACCCTGTAAATATTAAAGGGACTTTTGATGATCAACTTGAGAATCAAAATGCTGAAAGAAAAGATGAAAAGTTCAAAGAACTCACACCTGAACAACAGGCTTTTGATGATTTCGTATATAAACTGGAGTCAGGTGAAATAGAGCTCAATAGCCAGCAAGACTTTGATCGTGAACTAAAAAAGATGGCGGCTTTGGTTCCTGCGGATGATGAAGATCGCCGATTAACCTATGTTTATTACCAATGCATTTTAAGTCGTATGTTTGATCCTAGAGCAGGAATAAACCTGGCAAGGGATATGATCAGCAAGGCGAAAACAAAGGGTGATCGTTTAGAGGAGGGTGTTCTCTACATGTGCCTGGTCAATTACCAATCACGTGCAGGGGAAGTGTCCGAAGCATTGCAAACTACCGAAAAAGCACTCGATATTGGCGAAGAGCTAAACGATAAGCTCTTGATAGCTGACGCACATGTAAGTCGTTGCTCGATGCGTTCTTTGATAGGTGAAAATGATTTTGCCTTACAGGACTGTGTTAAAGCCGAAAAAATATATCGCGAAGAGGGGCTACTGGAAGGTTCGGAAGGTTTAATCTTTGATATTGGCATCATCTACCGTCGCTTGGGCTTCCTGGAGCGAGCAGAAAAATATTTGAATCGTGCCCAGCAAATTGCTGAAAGGGACAATTTACGATTTGGTCAGTTGCAGGTTTATCTACAACAAGGTTTCCTCGAAGAGCAGCGCAACAACCTTGATAAGGCCATAGCAAAATATCAGGCGGCTATGAAAGTTGCCAGAGACGATGACATCCAGAGTGAAATGGTGCCGATTAGGATAGCCCTTGCTGGTGGCTATAATTTGCGCGGCGAATATAGTAAGGCAATTCGCGAACTGGAATTGGCAAGTGAAGCCAGAGAAAAGCTGGGCAACATAAATTATGACGGCATGGCAGCCATGCAGTACGGTATAGCCTTAAGTAATATTGAGCAACCGCAACAAGCGGAAGAGTTTTTCCTCGAAGCAGAAAGGCAAATGCTCAGAGATAATAATCGCCGTTATCTGGCTTTGCTGTATGAGGCTTGGGCAGAGAGTTACAAAAAAGCCGGAAATGAACAACAGGCATTGGATAAGTATCAGAAGTTTATGGTGCTCCAGAAAGAGCTAGATCGTCAACGCTCTGATCAACAAACTCAGGTACTGCGCTTCGAGTATGATAGTGAAAAAACTGAACTGGAAAATGAGCAGCTACAGAAAGAGCAGAAACTCAAAGATGAGCAATTAGAATCTCTTCAAAAGGCACGTCAATGGCAAATTCTAGCAATAATTTTGGGTGGCTTGTTAACTTTGCTATTGATCTGGTTTTCTTTGAGACAGGTAGCAAACTCACGTAAATTTAAACAACTGGCTTATACCGACAGCTTAACTGGCCTGGCCAATCGTCGCCAGATAGAGCGAGCATTGAAAAAGTCTATGGAAGAAGCCAACCTGAACCGGAAGCCATTGAGCATACTGATGTATGACATTGACCACTTCAAAGTGATCAATGATAAACATGGTCACTCAATAGGTGATGTGGTTCTGACAAACCTTTCCAACTTTAGTAAAGAGCTGTTACGTGATAATGACGTACTGGGAAGAACGGGTGGGGAGGAATTCCTGGCGATTTTACCTAACGCCAATATTGATCAGGCCATTCAGGTGGCAAAAAGGTTGCAGCGAGAAGTGGATCTTAAGCAGTACACAAATATCGAAAGTGATCTTAATGCCACTATTAGTGTGGGCGTAACGGAATTTAAACCTGGCGAGAACATGGACCAGTTGCTGCATCGCGTGGATGAAGCACTTTACCAGGCCAAGGAAAATGGTCGTAATCGCGTTGAATATGTTATTTAA
- a CDS encoding 2OG-Fe(II) oxygenase: MNPVLKTVSSSSTGYFDEDVFGRICDAITDQGYIVLKNALPLDTLNHLFTGLIDSNPHQFDLAGIGREQDFHTNEFVRTDQIQWLEPDQPFASQYFAWIEELRLRLNRYLFLGLFDYECMFAHYPEGAFYKRHLDAFRGSTNRRLTTVLYLNPQWNPEDGGELLIYRKREKTPIETVIPEFGTLVVFLSEVFPHEVLPANKSRFSLTGWYRINEGLVI; the protein is encoded by the coding sequence TTGAACCCAGTTTTAAAAACCGTTTCTTCCAGCTCTACTGGTTATTTTGATGAAGATGTCTTTGGGCGTATCTGCGATGCGATTACCGATCAAGGTTATATTGTTCTGAAAAACGCTTTACCGCTTGATACTCTTAACCATCTGTTCACCGGTCTTATTGATAGTAACCCTCATCAATTCGATCTTGCTGGGATTGGACGTGAACAAGATTTTCATACCAATGAATTTGTACGCACTGACCAAATCCAATGGTTAGAGCCAGATCAGCCTTTTGCCAGCCAATATTTTGCCTGGATAGAAGAGCTGCGTCTGCGTTTGAATCGCTATCTTTTTCTTGGGCTGTTTGATTACGAATGTATGTTCGCACACTATCCCGAGGGCGCTTTCTATAAACGTCACCTGGATGCTTTTCGAGGCAGTACTAACCGTCGTTTAACCACAGTGTTGTATCTCAACCCTCAATGGAACCCAGAAGATGGCGGAGAGCTGCTGATTTATCGTAAACGCGAGAAAACCCCAATAGAAACAGTGATACCTGAGTTTGGTACTTTGGTTGTGTTTTTAAGTGAAGTGTTTCCGCATGAAGTGCTACCAGCCAATAAGTCTCGATTTAGTCTCACCGGTTGGTATCGAATCAATGAGGGGTTAGTGATTTAA
- a CDS encoding cysteine synthase A, which yields MSYKQNVAELIGNTDLLRIPSLSVLTGCEILVKCEFQNPGGSIKDRAALQMVKDAIESGELKQGMTIVEGTAGNTGIGLAVVAKALGYKMLTVMPKGQTPEKEKMIALHGSELMLVDPCPFANPNHFYHTARRLAEENNHYWWANQFENTSNAKAHYKHTGPEIWQQTEGKIDALVSVSGTGGTIGGTSCYLKEQKPDVQIWSVDPDGSGIYHYLKTGEYKAQGSSFTEGIGIMRTVANFAQAKIDKGITLPDQDLVTVSRAVRNNDGLVLGSSSALNLAGALFAAAKSGPGKTIVTFACDAGERSYSKLWNPEFLTEKGIRDDLETIEQMLERYRAMDEDVIVNVTRRG from the coding sequence ATGAGCTATAAGCAAAATGTTGCTGAATTAATTGGAAATACCGATTTATTGCGAATTCCTTCCCTGTCAGTATTAACTGGCTGTGAAATATTAGTTAAATGTGAATTTCAGAATCCCGGCGGATCCATTAAGGATAGAGCTGCCCTGCAAATGGTAAAGGATGCCATCGAATCGGGAGAGCTAAAACAGGGAATGACTATTGTCGAAGGCACAGCTGGTAATACAGGAATTGGCTTAGCAGTAGTGGCAAAGGCTTTGGGCTACAAGATGCTGACGGTGATGCCAAAAGGGCAAACGCCGGAAAAAGAAAAAATGATTGCGCTGCATGGTTCAGAGCTAATGTTAGTCGACCCCTGTCCTTTCGCAAACCCTAATCATTTCTATCATACCGCCCGTCGGTTAGCAGAGGAGAATAACCATTACTGGTGGGCCAACCAGTTTGAAAATACCAGTAATGCAAAAGCTCATTATAAACACACCGGTCCTGAAATCTGGCAACAAACAGAAGGTAAGATAGATGCATTGGTGTCAGTGTCAGGTACAGGGGGAACCATTGGTGGAACATCCTGTTACCTGAAAGAACAGAAACCTGACGTTCAAATCTGGTCTGTGGATCCAGACGGATCAGGTATCTACCACTATCTGAAAACGGGTGAATACAAGGCGCAAGGGAGTTCATTTACTGAAGGAATTGGCATCATGCGAACGGTAGCCAATTTTGCTCAGGCAAAAATTGATAAAGGAATAACATTGCCGGATCAAGATCTGGTGACAGTATCGCGAGCTGTTAGAAACAATGATGGTCTGGTGCTGGGGAGTAGTTCAGCACTTAATCTGGCAGGTGCTCTATTTGCTGCGGCAAAAAGCGGTCCCGGCAAAACCATTGTAACTTTTGCCTGTGATGCAGGTGAGCGCTCATACTCTAAATTATGGAATCCCGAGTTCCTAACAGAAAAAGGGATACGCGATGATCTGGAAACAATCGAGCAGATGCTTGAACGATACCGGGCAATGGATGAAGATGTCATCGTTAATGTAACAAGGAGAGGTTAA
- a CDS encoding ACT domain-containing protein has product MEQKPRLKLLDAQFDVHKLSSVMQLEDLQGNWFLSSTDEELSLVCESLNRELIKDSVQKSELNWRSIKVEGPLDFSMSGVIAGLSNELAKADIPIFVVSTFDTDYLLVKERNLAEALVVLKKAGYVFV; this is encoded by the coding sequence ATGGAGCAAAAGCCACGTCTAAAATTACTCGATGCGCAATTTGACGTACATAAACTGTCCTCAGTGATGCAATTGGAGGATCTACAGGGAAATTGGTTTTTATCATCGACGGATGAAGAGTTATCCCTGGTTTGTGAAAGCTTGAACCGAGAACTGATAAAAGACTCGGTACAAAAGAGTGAGCTGAACTGGCGGTCCATCAAAGTTGAAGGGCCGCTCGATTTTAGCATGTCAGGAGTTATTGCAGGCCTTAGCAATGAATTGGCTAAGGCTGATATCCCAATCTTTGTCGTATCAACCTTTGATACCGATTATCTTTTAGTGAAAGAACGCAACTTAGCAGAAGCATTGGTGGTTCTTAAGAAAGCAGGCTATGTGTTTGTTTAA
- a CDS encoding DUF4870 domain-containing protein translates to MNHEDDKKPEGTGDSKPEHGGEGKERVYEGEAEVLGTEEIRGEEKTWSMFAHLAAFVAMVPLVPVIGMVLGPLVVWLLKKDEMPLVAENGKRALNFNITMFIAYCAALILCIILIGIPILFGLIIFHFIVTILAAIKASEGGVYEYPFSMKLIQ, encoded by the coding sequence ATGAACCACGAAGATGATAAAAAACCTGAAGGCACAGGCGACAGCAAGCCAGAACATGGCGGTGAAGGTAAAGAACGGGTCTATGAAGGCGAAGCTGAGGTACTGGGTACTGAAGAGATTCGCGGTGAAGAGAAAACCTGGTCGATGTTTGCCCACTTAGCCGCATTTGTTGCCATGGTACCTCTGGTGCCGGTCATCGGTATGGTGCTTGGACCATTGGTTGTATGGTTACTGAAGAAAGATGAAATGCCACTGGTAGCGGAAAACGGTAAGCGTGCATTGAATTTTAATATTACCATGTTTATTGCTTACTGTGCGGCGTTGATTCTGTGCATTATCTTAATCGGTATCCCAATTCTATTTGGACTAATCATTTTCCACTTTATCGTGACAATTCTGGCAGCGATCAAGGCTAGCGAAGGTGGTGTATATGAATATCCCTTCTCAATGAAACTGATTCAGTAA
- the thiC gene encoding phosphomethylpyrimidine synthase ThiC, protein MIKNATKNNSVDLKTNLITRDPLPNSEKIYVSGVVHKDIRVPMREINLTNGETVTVYDTSGPYTDPAIKIDVRKGLQQVRKQWVVDRGDVEEYEGRQVKPIDNGYQDGDKAFATHNPELQRKPLRAKTGKNVTQLHYARQGIITPEMEYVAIRENQKREALIKEASDSERETRLKGHSFGANTPEFITPEFVRDEIAAGRAIIPANINHTELEPMIIGRNFLVKVNANIGNSAVSSGIEEEVEKLVWATRWGGDTVMDLSTGKNIHATRDYVLRNSPVPIGTVPIYQALEKVGGIAEDLTWEVFRDTLIEQAEQGVDYFTIHAGVLLRYVPLTAERVTGIVSRGGSIMAKWCIAHHKENFLYSHFEEICEIMKAYDVSFSLGDGLRPGSLADANDAAQFGELETLGELTKIAWKHDVQVMIEGPGHVPMHMIKENMDKQLKECHEAPFYTLGPLTTDIAPGYDHITSGIGAAMIGWFGCAMLCYVTPKEHLGLPNRDDVKTGIITYKLAAHAADVAKGHPGARYRDDQLSKARFEFRWEDQFNLGLDPDTAREFHDETLPKDSAKVAHFCSMCGPKFCSMKISQDVRDYSAEQKKIEQGMAEKSEQFKQQGAEIYVEVK, encoded by the coding sequence GTGATAAAGAACGCGACCAAAAATAATTCTGTCGATCTTAAAACAAATCTCATCACTCGAGACCCACTGCCAAACTCAGAGAAAATTTATGTATCTGGTGTCGTGCACAAAGATATTCGTGTGCCTATGCGTGAGATTAACCTGACCAATGGTGAAACGGTTACTGTCTATGACACCTCTGGGCCATATACCGATCCGGCAATTAAAATTGATGTGCGCAAAGGATTACAGCAGGTTCGTAAGCAATGGGTAGTTGATCGAGGTGATGTTGAAGAATATGAAGGACGTCAAGTAAAGCCTATTGATAATGGTTACCAGGATGGTGACAAGGCTTTCGCTACTCATAATCCAGAACTTCAGCGAAAGCCACTGCGTGCTAAGACTGGCAAAAATGTGACTCAACTGCATTATGCACGTCAGGGAATTATCACTCCCGAGATGGAGTATGTAGCGATTCGCGAGAATCAGAAACGTGAAGCTTTGATAAAAGAAGCCAGCGACAGTGAAAGAGAAACTCGTCTTAAAGGCCATTCTTTTGGCGCAAACACTCCTGAATTTATTACCCCTGAATTTGTACGCGATGAGATTGCTGCCGGGCGTGCCATTATACCTGCCAATATCAATCATACTGAATTGGAACCCATGATCATTGGGCGAAATTTTCTGGTTAAAGTTAACGCCAATATCGGGAATTCGGCAGTTAGTTCGGGTATCGAGGAAGAGGTTGAAAAGCTGGTATGGGCAACTCGCTGGGGTGGCGATACGGTCATGGATTTATCGACCGGCAAAAATATTCACGCTACGCGCGATTATGTTTTAAGAAACTCGCCGGTGCCGATTGGTACCGTGCCCATTTATCAGGCATTGGAAAAAGTAGGCGGGATTGCAGAAGACCTGACCTGGGAAGTATTTCGCGATACCTTGATAGAACAGGCTGAGCAGGGTGTTGACTATTTCACCATCCATGCTGGCGTACTGTTACGTTACGTGCCGCTAACGGCAGAACGGGTTACGGGCATTGTGTCACGTGGTGGTTCAATTATGGCCAAATGGTGCATTGCTCATCACAAGGAGAATTTCCTTTATTCCCATTTCGAAGAAATCTGCGAAATCATGAAGGCCTATGACGTTAGCTTCTCTTTGGGTGATGGTTTGCGCCCGGGGTCATTAGCAGATGCCAATGATGCAGCACAATTTGGTGAACTGGAAACTTTAGGTGAGCTAACCAAAATTGCATGGAAACATGATGTGCAGGTCATGATTGAGGGACCGGGTCATGTGCCAATGCATATGATCAAAGAAAATATGGATAAACAACTTAAGGAATGTCACGAAGCGCCTTTTTATACTCTGGGCCCATTAACGACCGACATTGCCCCTGGCTATGACCATATTACTTCGGGAATTGGTGCAGCCATGATTGGCTGGTTTGGATGTGCCATGCTGTGTTATGTCACGCCAAAGGAACATTTAGGCCTGCCAAACAGAGATGATGTCAAAACCGGAATCATTACCTATAAATTAGCAGCTCATGCAGCGGATGTTGCTAAAGGACATCCTGGTGCGCGTTACCGAGATGATCAATTATCCAAAGCGCGTTTTGAGTTCCGTTGGGAAGATCAGTTTAACCTGGGACTAGATCCAGATACGGCACGTGAATTTCATGATGAAACCTTACCGAAAGATTCTGCCAAAGTGGCACACTTCTGTTCGATGTGCGGGCCAAAATTCTGCTCCATGAAAATTTCTCAGGACGTACGTGATTATTCAGCAGAGCAGAAGAAAATTGAGCAAGGCATGGCTGAGAAATCAGAGCAATTTAAGCAGCAGGGCGCAGAGATTTACGTTGAAGTGAAATAG